From the genome of Elusimicrobium sp., one region includes:
- a CDS encoding valine--tRNA ligase has translation MLPKAYEPQEVEQKLAEKWQNAKLFAAKNDKTKKPFVIVIPPPNITGALHMGHASTNTLQDVLIRAHRMFGEDAYWVPGTDHGGIATQNVIEKKLSKEEHKSRHDLGREKFLEVVWDWYNECGNAIFNQFRKMGWALDLSDIRFTMDEKRAQAVYECFRQWWEKKYIYRGKRLINWCVRCSTALSDIEVEHEQQNGKLWHLQYKGEDGSEGIVIATTRPETIYADAAIAVNPKDERYKDMVGKKVIIPLANRAIPIIADEAVELEFGTGALKITPAHDATDYEVGQRHNLPILSVINDKGKMVNCPEKYLGMDRELCRKETVKDLEAAGLLVKEEKYTNNVSTCYRCHSTIEPFMSEQWFVKMEELAAPAIKAAETGELQFHPANWKNPFLNWLKNIQDWCISRQIWWGHRIPVWYCRHCSEKGLTFAVDQQGNEQLTKVSFEDGAKPVVSYGKPEKCPICGGNDFVQDPDVLDTWFSSALWPISVFGWPEKTPELEHFYPTNVMVTGYEILYLWVARMVVTGLDFTGKLPFKDVYLNGIIRDKSGQKMSKSKGNVIDPLDMTAKYGTDAVRFSLLMQAVPSKDIPYAEESITGARNFCNKLYNASRFILMNMEGINGPLSMPTQVTELADKWILDRYNNAIKTAREGIEKYNLAQTANALYHFLWGDFCDWYIELAKQRFQTKEKEQVMALCVNILYGTLKALHPLIPFVTEEIAASLRPYVGETEEFLLNQSYPVYNEAQTDKDALRKMAVVQGVTREIRTIRSQFNVPPGLKISVVLSAKTQDELAIVTEYENYIKLMAKIENLTIGVNQEKPKQTATAVFENTAIYVPLTGLIDFDKERKRLEKDLAIAKANIASRTARLAQENFIKHAPQEQIQKTKDELAAAQVALAQVTASLEDLA, from the coding sequence ATGTTACCCAAAGCGTACGAACCGCAAGAAGTAGAACAAAAATTAGCCGAAAAATGGCAAAACGCAAAACTGTTTGCCGCCAAAAACGATAAAACCAAAAAACCTTTTGTTATTGTTATCCCCCCGCCCAACATCACGGGTGCCCTGCATATGGGGCACGCCTCCACCAACACCTTACAAGATGTGCTGATTCGCGCACACCGCATGTTTGGGGAAGATGCCTATTGGGTACCGGGAACCGACCACGGCGGTATTGCTACGCAGAACGTAATTGAAAAGAAACTTTCTAAAGAAGAACATAAATCTCGCCACGATTTGGGCCGCGAAAAATTTTTGGAAGTTGTCTGGGACTGGTACAACGAATGCGGAAATGCTATCTTCAACCAATTCCGCAAAATGGGTTGGGCGTTAGATCTTTCCGATATTCGTTTTACCATGGACGAAAAACGCGCCCAAGCCGTCTATGAATGCTTCCGCCAATGGTGGGAGAAAAAATACATTTACCGCGGAAAACGCCTTATTAACTGGTGTGTGCGCTGCTCCACTGCACTTTCCGACATTGAAGTAGAACACGAACAACAAAACGGGAAACTCTGGCACTTGCAATATAAGGGAGAAGACGGTAGCGAAGGCATCGTCATCGCCACCACCCGTCCCGAAACTATTTATGCAGACGCCGCCATCGCCGTTAACCCGAAAGACGAACGCTATAAAGATATGGTAGGCAAAAAAGTAATTATCCCCTTGGCCAACCGCGCTATCCCGATTATTGCCGATGAAGCCGTAGAATTGGAATTTGGTACAGGTGCCCTAAAAATCACCCCGGCACACGATGCTACCGACTACGAAGTAGGCCAACGCCACAACTTGCCTATTCTCAGCGTGATTAACGATAAAGGTAAGATGGTTAACTGCCCCGAAAAATACTTGGGCATGGATCGCGAACTTTGCCGCAAAGAAACCGTAAAAGATTTGGAAGCGGCGGGTCTTCTTGTAAAAGAAGAAAAATACACCAATAATGTTTCCACCTGCTACCGCTGCCACAGCACCATTGAGCCGTTTATGAGCGAACAATGGTTCGTAAAAATGGAAGAATTGGCCGCTCCGGCTATCAAAGCCGCCGAAACGGGCGAACTTCAGTTTCACCCCGCCAACTGGAAAAATCCCTTCTTAAACTGGTTAAAAAATATCCAAGACTGGTGCATTTCCCGTCAAATTTGGTGGGGACACAGAATCCCCGTATGGTACTGCCGCCACTGCAGCGAAAAAGGCCTCACTTTTGCCGTTGACCAACAAGGCAACGAACAACTGACCAAAGTTTCGTTTGAAGACGGTGCCAAACCCGTGGTTTCCTACGGTAAACCGGAAAAATGCCCCATTTGCGGCGGGAACGATTTTGTGCAAGACCCCGATGTCTTGGATACTTGGTTCTCTTCCGCGCTGTGGCCGATTTCCGTTTTCGGCTGGCCGGAAAAAACCCCCGAATTGGAACACTTCTATCCCACTAATGTCATGGTAACCGGATATGAAATTTTGTATCTGTGGGTTGCCCGCATGGTCGTGACCGGGTTAGATTTTACGGGTAAACTTCCCTTCAAAGATGTTTACTTAAACGGCATCATACGCGATAAGAGCGGACAGAAAATGTCCAAATCCAAAGGAAATGTAATTGACCCGTTGGATATGACCGCCAAATACGGGACGGATGCGGTGCGTTTTTCGCTCCTTATGCAAGCCGTTCCCAGCAAAGATATCCCGTACGCCGAAGAAAGCATCACCGGAGCGCGTAATTTCTGCAACAAACTCTACAACGCCTCCCGCTTTATTTTGATGAATATGGAAGGCATCAACGGCCCGCTTTCTATGCCGACTCAAGTAACGGAATTGGCCGATAAGTGGATTTTAGACCGTTACAATAACGCCATCAAAACGGCCCGCGAAGGAATTGAAAAATATAACTTGGCCCAAACTGCCAATGCGCTTTATCACTTCCTGTGGGGTGACTTCTGCGACTGGTATATTGAACTGGCCAAACAACGCTTCCAAACGAAAGAAAAAGAGCAAGTTATGGCCTTGTGCGTAAACATTTTGTACGGCACCTTAAAAGCCCTTCACCCGCTTATCCCGTTTGTAACGGAAGAAATCGCCGCTTCTTTGCGCCCCTATGTAGGCGAAACGGAAGAATTCTTGCTCAACCAATCTTACCCCGTTTATAACGAAGCGCAAACGGATAAAGATGCCTTGCGCAAAATGGCCGTGGTACAGGGCGTTACGCGCGAAATCCGCACCATTCGCTCCCAGTTTAATGTGCCCCCGGGGCTGAAAATCTCCGTGGTGTTAAGTGCCAAAACGCAAGACGAACTGGCTATTGTAACCGAATACGAAAACTACATTAAACTGATGGCCAAAATCGAAAACCTGACCATCGGTGTCAATCAAGAGAAACCCAAACAAACGGCCACGGCTGTTTTTGAAAACACGGCTATTTATGTACCGCTTACGGGGCTTATTGATTTTGATAAAGAAAGAAAACGCCTGGAAAAAGATTTGGCTATTGCCAAAGCCAACATTGCTTCCCGCACGGCGCGCTTAGCCCAGGAAAACTTTATCAAGCACGCTCCGCAAGAACAAATCCAAAAAACCAAAGACGAGCTGGCCGCCGCCCAAGTGGCCTTGGCCCAGGTAACGGCTTCGTTAGAGGATTTGGCCTAA